Proteins from a genomic interval of Rhodococcoides fascians A25f:
- a CDS encoding HRDC domain-containing protein produces MSAESSPDAKSDDATSDEQVNEPVAVPLLAPADGVPDVVDTPDAVLAAAKLLAAGHGPLAVDAERASGFRYSQRAYLLQFRRRGAGTVLLDPIPVTGDLAPLAEVINPLEWVLHSADQDLPGLAELGLVPATLYDTELAGRLAGFERVGLGAIVERTLGLALQKGHGAADWSTRPLPDTWLNYAALDVEVLLELRDEMAAELERQGKTDWAAQEFAHILSLGPPKPKTDRWRRTSGIHAIKSPRTLAAVRELWTTRDELAAKRDVAPSRVLPDSAIVAAATADPKTSRELEQLPVFGGPRQRRSSRLWASALTRARALPTSELPSMAASFDGPPPVNRWARRDPDAAARLADVRAAMTELSESVSVPVENLLMPDLLRRLVWDWRTPDDEGLDPGELIDSRLTEGGARPWQRSLVVPVLAKALDPSQVTDG; encoded by the coding sequence ATGTCAGCCGAGAGTTCCCCCGACGCCAAGTCGGACGACGCCACGTCGGACGAGCAGGTCAACGAGCCGGTCGCCGTTCCGTTGCTTGCGCCGGCTGACGGTGTGCCCGATGTCGTGGACACACCGGACGCCGTTCTCGCGGCCGCGAAGCTCCTCGCCGCAGGTCACGGGCCTCTCGCGGTCGATGCCGAACGCGCGTCGGGCTTTCGGTACTCCCAGCGCGCCTACCTGCTGCAGTTTCGTCGCCGCGGAGCGGGCACCGTTCTGCTCGATCCGATCCCGGTCACCGGCGACCTCGCGCCTCTCGCCGAGGTGATCAACCCGCTCGAATGGGTGCTGCACTCCGCCGATCAAGACCTCCCGGGGCTGGCCGAACTCGGCCTGGTCCCCGCCACGCTCTACGACACCGAGCTCGCCGGCCGTCTCGCCGGATTCGAACGCGTCGGCCTCGGTGCCATCGTCGAACGCACCCTCGGACTGGCGCTGCAGAAGGGTCACGGCGCTGCCGACTGGTCCACTCGTCCCCTGCCCGACACCTGGCTCAACTACGCCGCGCTCGACGTCGAAGTCCTTCTCGAGCTTCGCGACGAAATGGCCGCGGAGCTCGAACGACAAGGCAAAACAGACTGGGCGGCACAGGAATTCGCCCACATCCTCTCTCTCGGACCACCCAAACCCAAGACCGACAGGTGGCGTCGGACATCCGGGATTCACGCGATCAAGTCTCCCCGCACGCTCGCGGCCGTCCGCGAACTATGGACCACCCGAGACGAATTGGCGGCCAAACGCGATGTCGCGCCCAGCCGGGTCCTGCCCGACTCGGCGATCGTCGCCGCGGCGACGGCCGATCCGAAGACCTCGCGCGAGCTCGAGCAACTACCGGTCTTCGGCGGTCCTCGCCAGCGTCGATCTTCCCGCCTGTGGGCCTCGGCGCTCACGCGTGCGCGGGCCCTGCCGACCTCCGAGTTGCCATCCATGGCAGCGTCTTTCGACGGCCCGCCCCCGGTCAATCGATGGGCGCGTCGCGATCCCGACGCGGCGGCCAGGCTCGCCGACGTGCGAGCGGCGATGACCGAGCTCAGCGAGTCGGTGTCGGTTCCGGTCGAGAACCTCCTGATGCCGGATCTGCTCCGTCGATTGGTGTGGGATTGGCGCACTCCCGACGACGAAGGCCTCGATCCTGGAGAGCTGATCGACAGTCGGCTGACCGAGGGAGGGGCGCGGCCCTGGCAACGCTCGCTGGTGGTACCGGTTCTGGCAAAGGCACTCGACCCTTCCCAAGTTACCGACGGGTAA
- a CDS encoding thiolase family protein, whose protein sequence is MSVPASTSSQRNVVFVDGIRTPFGKAGPKGMYADTRADDLVVKAIRELLRKNPNLPPERIDEVAIAATTQTGDQGLTIGRTSALLAGLPRSVPGFAIDRMCAGAMTSVTTTGSGIGFGQYDVVIAGGVEHMGRHPMGEGVDPNPRFLADKLVDPSALVMGNTAENLHDRFPSITKDRTDAYAVSSQNKYDAAKKAGYIADTLVPVATKSAAGWGLATEDEPPRPGTTVEDLAKLKTPFRPAGRVTAGNAAGLNDGATAAILAGEDTAHELGLNIGMRMVGFSFAGVDPAVMGIGPVPATEKLLSRTGLSIEDIGLFEINEAFAIQVLAFLEHYGIADDDPRVNQWGGAIACGHPLASSGVRLMTQLSRQFAQQPDVRYGLTTMCIGLGMGGTVIWENPNHADYSGAAK, encoded by the coding sequence GTGTCTGTACCCGCGTCCACCAGCTCACAGAGGAATGTTGTCTTCGTCGACGGCATCCGTACCCCGTTCGGCAAAGCAGGCCCCAAGGGCATGTACGCCGACACTCGCGCAGACGACCTGGTCGTCAAGGCAATCCGCGAACTTCTTCGCAAGAACCCCAACCTCCCGCCCGAACGTATCGACGAGGTCGCCATCGCCGCGACCACGCAGACCGGTGACCAGGGGCTGACCATCGGCCGCACATCCGCCCTGCTCGCCGGACTCCCCCGCAGCGTCCCCGGCTTCGCCATCGACCGCATGTGCGCGGGCGCAATGACCTCGGTGACCACCACCGGATCCGGCATCGGCTTCGGCCAGTACGACGTCGTGATCGCCGGTGGCGTCGAGCACATGGGCCGCCACCCGATGGGTGAGGGCGTCGACCCCAACCCGCGCTTCCTCGCCGACAAGCTGGTCGATCCCAGCGCCCTGGTGATGGGCAACACCGCCGAGAACCTGCACGACCGGTTCCCGAGCATCACCAAGGACCGCACCGACGCCTACGCCGTCTCGAGCCAGAACAAGTACGACGCAGCGAAGAAGGCCGGCTACATCGCCGACACCCTCGTTCCCGTCGCCACCAAGTCCGCCGCAGGGTGGGGCCTGGCCACCGAGGACGAGCCGCCTCGTCCCGGCACCACCGTCGAAGACCTCGCCAAGCTCAAGACGCCGTTCCGCCCTGCCGGCCGCGTCACCGCAGGCAACGCCGCGGGACTCAACGACGGTGCCACCGCCGCGATCCTCGCCGGCGAGGACACCGCGCACGAACTCGGCCTGAACATCGGCATGCGCATGGTCGGCTTCAGCTTCGCAGGCGTCGACCCGGCCGTCATGGGCATCGGACCGGTCCCCGCGACCGAAAAACTGCTCAGCCGAACGGGATTGAGCATCGAAGACATCGGCCTTTTCGAGATCAACGAGGCCTTCGCCATCCAGGTACTCGCCTTCCTCGAGCACTACGGCATCGCCGACGACGATCCCCGCGTCAACCAGTGGGGCGGAGCCATCGCGTGCGGCCACCCCCTCGCCTCCTCCGGCGTTCGCCTGATGACGCAACTGAGCCGCCAGTTCGCCCAGCAGCCCGACGTCCGCTACGGCCTGACGACCATGTGCATCGGTCTCGGCATGGGCGGCACCGTCATCTGGGAGAACCCCAACCACGCTGACTACTCGGGAGCAGCCAAATGA
- a CDS encoding 3-hydroxyacyl-CoA dehydrogenase NAD-binding domain-containing protein, producing MSDITTAFEDEVVTNAFTKIVSVPGLDGSIALVTLDNGFDHTKPSTFGPGGLAKFDAALDEAFAANPVAIAVTGKPFIFAVGADLNGVPNIKTKDEALQIGQLGHKVFRRLRESTIPTFAFINGAALGGGLEVGLHSHYRTVAENAAALGLPEAFLGLVPGWGGTQLLPNIIGASNAVTVVIENALNQNRVLKPQQALDLGIADALFGGADFLEQSLAWAAQVIKGEITPARPEIDRGQAWDDAIARAKGIVAGKTNNFAPGPVAAVELLELAKNTDITDSASLDTAFAAEDEALSTLLVKDELRAGLYAFDLVQKRAKRPAGAPDKSLARKISGVGIVGAGLMASQLALLFVRQLKVPVILTDIDQERIDKGVGYVHGEIDKLLGKKRLSPDAANRLKALVSGSIDKSAFANTDFVIEAVFENLDVKKKVFAEVEEFVSAETILATNTSSLSITKMAADLKHPERVVGFHFFNPVAVLPLLEVVKGEKTDDATLATAFATAKTLKKSAVLSADLPGFVFNRLVTRASNEIISAIDEGTPFDVADGAVGELGMPMSPLTLLALVGPAVALHTAETLAEAYPERFKDSPGFRALVEAKKPGVWTYGPDGQVVDPEVAALWPQGDSPSTAEQVLERTRNAFADEIRIMLDEGVVAAAEDIDLCLLLGGGFGFWNGGITPYLDRSGASEAATGQRFLAPGVASV from the coding sequence ATGAGTGACATCACCACCGCGTTCGAAGACGAGGTCGTCACGAACGCGTTCACCAAGATCGTCTCCGTACCGGGGCTCGACGGCTCCATCGCCCTCGTGACACTCGACAACGGCTTCGATCACACCAAGCCGTCGACCTTCGGTCCCGGCGGACTGGCCAAGTTCGACGCCGCACTGGACGAGGCCTTCGCGGCCAACCCGGTGGCCATCGCCGTCACCGGCAAGCCGTTCATCTTCGCCGTCGGTGCCGACCTCAACGGTGTGCCGAACATCAAGACCAAGGACGAGGCGCTGCAGATCGGGCAGCTCGGGCACAAGGTCTTCCGTCGCCTGCGCGAATCCACGATTCCGACGTTCGCCTTCATCAACGGTGCCGCGCTCGGCGGTGGCCTCGAAGTGGGACTGCACTCGCACTACCGGACCGTCGCGGAGAACGCGGCCGCACTCGGTTTGCCCGAGGCCTTCCTCGGCCTGGTGCCGGGATGGGGCGGAACCCAGTTGCTGCCCAACATCATCGGAGCCTCGAACGCCGTCACCGTCGTCATCGAGAACGCACTGAACCAGAACCGCGTCCTCAAGCCGCAGCAGGCACTCGACCTCGGCATCGCCGACGCCCTCTTCGGCGGAGCCGATTTCCTCGAGCAGTCCCTCGCGTGGGCCGCTCAGGTGATCAAGGGCGAGATCACCCCGGCTCGGCCCGAGATCGACCGCGGACAGGCGTGGGACGACGCCATCGCCCGCGCCAAGGGCATCGTCGCAGGCAAGACCAACAACTTCGCCCCCGGCCCCGTCGCCGCTGTCGAACTGCTCGAGCTCGCCAAGAACACCGACATCACCGACTCCGCCTCGCTCGACACGGCCTTCGCCGCCGAGGACGAGGCCCTGTCCACGTTGCTGGTCAAGGACGAGCTCCGCGCCGGGCTGTACGCCTTCGATCTGGTGCAGAAGCGCGCAAAGCGGCCTGCCGGTGCACCCGACAAGTCGTTGGCGCGCAAGATCTCCGGCGTCGGCATCGTCGGTGCCGGTTTGATGGCCAGCCAGCTCGCGCTGCTGTTCGTGCGGCAGCTCAAAGTGCCGGTGATCCTCACCGACATCGATCAGGAGCGCATCGACAAGGGCGTCGGCTACGTGCACGGCGAGATCGACAAGCTGCTCGGCAAGAAGCGCCTGTCCCCCGACGCCGCAAATCGATTGAAGGCGTTGGTTTCCGGCTCGATCGACAAGTCCGCGTTCGCGAACACCGACTTCGTCATCGAGGCCGTGTTCGAGAACCTCGACGTCAAGAAGAAGGTGTTCGCCGAGGTCGAGGAATTCGTCTCTGCCGAAACGATTCTCGCGACCAACACCTCCTCGTTGTCGATCACCAAGATGGCGGCCGATCTGAAGCACCCCGAGCGGGTCGTCGGCTTCCACTTCTTCAACCCCGTGGCCGTGCTTCCGCTGCTCGAGGTCGTCAAGGGCGAGAAGACCGACGACGCCACTCTCGCAACGGCATTCGCGACGGCCAAGACACTGAAGAAGTCGGCCGTGTTGTCGGCCGATCTCCCCGGATTCGTCTTCAACCGTCTCGTCACCCGCGCGTCCAACGAGATCATCAGTGCCATCGACGAGGGCACCCCGTTCGACGTCGCCGACGGCGCAGTGGGCGAACTCGGCATGCCGATGAGCCCGCTGACCCTGCTGGCTCTCGTCGGCCCTGCGGTCGCACTGCACACGGCCGAAACGCTGGCCGAGGCATACCCGGAGCGGTTCAAGGACTCCCCCGGATTCCGTGCACTCGTCGAGGCGAAGAAGCCGGGCGTGTGGACCTACGGCCCCGACGGCCAGGTCGTCGATCCCGAGGTGGCTGCACTGTGGCCACAGGGAGATTCGCCGTCCACTGCCGAGCAGGTGCTCGAACGCACCCGCAACGCCTTCGCCGACGAGATCCGGATCATGCTCGACGAGGGCGTAGTAGCGGCTGCCGAGGACATCGACCTCTGCCTGCTCCTGGGCGGCGGCTTCGGATTCTGGAACGGCGGCATCACCCCGTACCTGGACCGTAGCGGCGCATCCGAGGCCGCAACCGGTCAGCGCTTCCTCGCCCCGGGTGTAGCCAGCGTCTAG